One window of the Lagopus muta isolate bLagMut1 chromosome 36, bLagMut1 primary, whole genome shotgun sequence genome contains the following:
- the LOC125686356 gene encoding zinc finger CCCH domain-containing protein 11A-like → MSQAGDDRSSASCSGRGKKQRGAVPRVGEQQPAGCQRSHGAWQRTEGRDGDGPSSVPRKRTEPACPWDGAGHGGKRKASAEAEASLPLKRSHAERQGRSTEWDVAAKREIGAEPNGHLHVKVVQQGRSERACLPERAPAPLQAGGLPGRAGPSTGGRASPAACPRSVGKAQAGCKRKALEEGTPAAAQLPAHKRARAESGGSVPAPAAQPGPAAARSSGRRARRQRQKQRRAELKKASLRAAAARAESSAMNSLVEMMQKLQLHD, encoded by the exons ATGTCTCAGGCAGGGGACGACCGCAGTTCCGCTTCCTGCTCTGGGAGAGGAAAG aagcaGCGCGGCGCGGTTCCCCGCgttggggagcagcagccagcaggctgccagagatCCCACGGCGCCTGGCAGCGCACAGAGGGACGCGATGGGGACGGGCCGTCCTCAGTGCCGCGCAAAA GGACGGAGCCTGCGTGTccgtgggatggtgctgggcacGGGGGGAAGCGGAAAGCCTCCGCag aAGCTGAGGCCAGCCTCCCTCTGAAGCGCAGCCATGCGGaaaggcagggcaggagcacagaaTGGGACGTGGCAGCCAAGAGAG AGATCGGTGCTGAGCCAAACGGCCATCTCCACGTGAAGGTGGTGCAGCAGGGGCGTTCCGAGAGAGCTTGTCTCCCTGAGAgagctccagctcctctccaggctggagGGCTTCCTGGCAGAGCAGGTCCCAGCACAGGGGGAAGAGCTTCCCCTGCCGCGTGCCCCCGCTCCGTCGGCAAGGCCCAGGCTGGATGCAAACGCAAGGCCTTGGAGGAAGGGACACCAGCAGCAGCGCAGCTGCCTGCCCACAAGAGAGCGAGGGCTGAGAGCGGAGGCAGCGTGCCGGCTCCAGCAGCGCAGCCTGGGCCTGCCGCAGCGCGGAGCTCCGGGCGCagag CAAGAAGACAACGCCAGAAACAAAGgagagcagaactgaagaagGCTTCTCTGAGAGCCGCAGCTGCACGTGCAGAG tcctCCGCCATGAACAGCCTGGTGGAGatgatgcagaagctgcagctgcacgACTGA